The Porites lutea chromosome 9, jaPorLute2.1, whole genome shotgun sequence sequence GAATACTCAACCAAGGTGACAAAATATGTCCCACAAACTGTTCCTTTTCCCACAcatctgttgttgttgttactggttttttttttctttgcaaagagGTTAGCAggactgttttttttcttttcattcaagGAGAGGAGAGTTTAAACATGAAAAATCACACTTGCAATAGCCTTACCAGCTTCCTTGCAAACTAGCCTTGTTATACCCTCCCTTTTGTGCCCTGCCCACCTGCTTCACTCCCATAATAATTATAAAGCTACAGAAGCTTTCTGCTTGAAGTACAATACAATGCAATTCAGTTTCTTCCTATCTCATAGACTTTTTTAGGGGTCTGAGTCATGTTTTAAGTTAACAATATCCACCTGGTGCAATTGCATTCACCCTGATGCCATACTGTGCCAGATCCCTAGCCATAGGGAGCGTCATACCATTGATTGCTCCTTTAGTTGCTGAGTACGCAACTTTTCCAGCTTGTCCTTCATAAGCATGAACACTGGAGGTGTTAATAATCACTCCTCTCTCCCCTCCTTCATCAGGTTCATTAGTGGCCATTTGCTCTGCTGCAAGGCGGGCCACATTAAATGACCCCGTTAGATTAATCTGCAAAACAAATCCTCTAGAGTAAGCTATAATGAGTAATATATTCATTTCACTGGAACACAAATTCATCATTCAATGACTTTTTGGAATGTGTTTGtagaaattgaattgaattttcaATATTAATCATGTGTGAAACAACATGTTTGGATTTGTGAGTCAGAAgtgagaaattgtccttgatgcaTGAGATCAATGTCTTTAGTCTGCAAGCGTgagactatttaacaattatgcctcaagcccgaatgggctctgagtcaatacaactagttggtcaaaaatatcaagacaaaacaactttagctagcaaaacgcgattcagccgccattgttttggttttcaaagccggctcTTTTCGCTACAAGTGGGCtataacatttatttatttaatttaattcaatatttatcctggggcatccaatttagcagagctagtttaaatggagccctgacaaaacacaaaaacaaagacattaaaatattaaaattagacaattaattaagttaagacAACATGTAACACAGGTGTTACTGTTTAAAGTAgcgctttagcttgattttgaaTTCACTGAGGGTCTCTACTTGTCTAATGATTCTCGGTAGGGTGTTGTAGGTCCGAGCACCGTTTATTCTAAAGCTACCTTGGTATTTGGTAGTTTTTGCAAAGGAAGGGTGCAGCAGATCACGACTTCTGGTGTTATAGCCATGGAAAAGGTGTGCATGTCTAAACTCTGAAAGTAAGTACGAAGGCGCTATTCCGTGAAGACACTTATGGACTAAGACGCATTTTAGATAATTTCTGCGTGCTTGTAGGCTAGGCCAGCCAAGTGTTGATTTTAACTCCTCAGCCCCGATAGATCGACCTTCAGtaataacatatagcctagtagtagctcaaccaatcagaacgcagcattgataatagacctctagttggattttactaaaatctgTTATCCCAATCTCTGCATCTGATTGTGATAGCAATTTATGTGTTAATAAAGCTGGTACCTAATGCATGGTCTTGCCTGGTATAAAGAGATTTGACTGTACCTTTGTTATTTCCTCAAATAAGGAAAGAGAATGGGCCTCCCCAGTATCGGACAAAGTTCCTGCAATTTTCATTATCCCTGCAGTGTTCACAACTGCCCGCAAAGGACCACATTTATCTACAACTGTTTTGATAGCCTGTTTAACGCTACTTTCTGATGAAACCTGTGCAATAAACAATGACATGAAGAAAATCAATTTTCAGCAACTGTTGTTGGCAAACTATAATCCTTCATTTAGCACCTCTAACACTCACAATTGTGTGCAGTTAAAgcaaatgaataattattaaatttctTTAGGGACCTGTTCAACCAGATCGCAACCCCTTCCATGCcaaaaatggatttttttcGCATTCCCCTCGAAAATATCCCAAAGATCAAAAGTGCTGACACAGCCACCCCGTCGGAAAATCTCATCTTTACAAGCGGGCgagagtgggggggggggggggggggggcggctaAGGAACGGCCCAGGCTAATTCCACTCACATCTGCTGGAGCGAAAATGCAGCTGTCTCCCAGATCTCGCGCCACCCTGTCGCCTTCACTCGATGGCAGGTCCGCTAAAACGACTTTGTAGCCATTTTTAACAAGTCTCTTTCCTGTGGCCAGCCCTAAACCGCTTCCTCCTCCAAAAACGAGGGCACCGAAGCCTTTTCGCGCCGCCATCACCGCGCCAGCGACCCTGTTAAAGATGGCAGCGGAATAAACCAACCTTGGACATTTCGTTTACTATACATGACGTGGTGACATTTATCAACCACACGTGCCCAAGGATGGTGAACAAAACCTTGTGAAAAATTTTTGACTTTAGTTTCCTTCCTTACTGAATGGTCCTTTCTCTTTACAAGacatttttggcattttctgAAGGACTAATCTTGGAAAAATGTCGTTTTGCCCCGCTGGATTTGAAGATTCAGACTCCGATGATGAGGGTTTTTTCATGGGAGGTTCAAATAGTTACAGTGCCAAAACGGTTAATAACAAGCCAGATATGAATGGTATGACTGGTGCTTCATCAAAGAACTTCTCTGGAATACCTGCTGGAGCAGGATTTTGCAATCCACACCCTGAAGACGTAGAATTTGAAACATCGAAAGCTCAAACGGATGGAAGGAGAAAACAACACTCATCTCAGAAAACAAGTGACAGTAGAAATGACGGAGCGACTGGTCTCGGTAGAGGCAGAGGACAGCTGCAACAAAGGGGAAGAGGGAGGGGAGGGTTTCCAAGGCCTCCATCATCGTACAGTAATAGGGGAAAATCATCTAGAAGGTTTGTACGGGATGAATAATTACATTGACGCCTTCTATTCAGTAGACACGTCAAGCCTAACGCACCTGTCAATCAACAATGTTATCGATAACATTGTTGATCATCACTTATGATTTAGCAGAACTTCAGTCATGGTCACATATGATTCCGGGACAATTTGATTCGCTTGACAAAATCACCGGGCAATTCTCCCGATGATTCTCAAGCCTGTAAAAATCATGTATGCTAATTCATGTGCATTATTGTCAtttgaattacatcaaacgATTCCACAAGACAATTTCCTGTGATCCCTAAGGGGTGGTTGGGACCAAGGGCAGCGGGGGGaatcagaaaataaattttaagtcAAATTCGCCCCTCCCCTTAAATTTCAGGGCTTgacaaaaacttgaattccagcttgctcTGTGGGCAATCAGCTCTCACATTTTTCTTGCCAAAAGATTGAGCCACTTCTTGCTGGGCTTTTTATTGAGAGGACAACTTGCCTGGAACCTCACCCCTTGGAGAAGACTACTGGACGGGCTTTTCTCGAGCCCTGCCCTTGGGCCAATCTTTCTGTTTAAAGTTTCCCACTGGGGGctcatttttttaataattgagGCGGCTAAAAAAAGTGAAGTGACACCAAGAGAAAGAACCTTCTGACTCAACAAGCGCTTAAAGTGAAGTGCCAATACAcgataaataaaacattttaactGTCTAACACAGAACCTTAGGATAGGCAATTGAAATATTCCTTCTTGACTGAAGGGAAAAGATGGACTTTTTAAGTCCTTTGTGCTATCACTCTAtatactttgtaataaaaattttcaaatgcGATATACAGGAGTAATTTCTCACCAAACAAATCTACACAAGCAGAGACCCGAAAAGCATCATTATCACTAGCTGTTGATGACTTGCGAGTTGCAGTTGAGAAAGGGAACATCGCTGCAGTTCAAAAGTATTTAGATGATGGTGAGTGTTTTTTGACTGTAGACTCTTTTCTTTAGTTTCTTGGAataataccataaaattccaaaaataagcccctccaaataaaagccccccaaaatcgtaacgcaaaaaaccctctgttaaatcgggcctccgaatataagcccctcctcccccggggggggcttgtacttggaatttgccctcgaatacaaagtaaagcaaagcaaaaatggtaaattttcttcctactacaagctagcccaatcgattttgaaatgcaaatttccctccgtagataagcccctcaaaaagggtctttgaaaaatataagccccggggcttattttcagaattttacggtgtTATGAGTCACTCTGAATTAGATTAGTTGGTGGATTCATTCCCGTTAGTGGTATGAGGGTTAATCCCTTCAATCCTAAACTGCAACTAATCACCTGCATGGAACGACGTCCCTTGTACTgcttgtgatgtcatcagttttaacagtcATAGACAACTTCAATGTCTTTCTAgtgcagggggggggggagtattTTAAACCATACCAGAATAAACACAATTTAGTCAAATGGGCTGGAGAAAAAATACGTAAAACGATATAATTTATGTAGCACAAAGATAAGCATCCAAAAAGTGCAGTTAATATCTCTGTCCAAAATTTCTGTACCTATCTGCATCTGGATTGACTGTGTACGTGTAGGTGCATCATTGACATAATTATCTGCATAAAGATCATTAGTATGCAAGGCTGTCACTCAGTTCCAGGGGCCAGGGATTACATGTAACTACCGCTAGCCACTTTGGTAAGAAGTAAActaaggaaaataatttaaccAGAAGAACTTCCTAGCTGTTAAATTCCTATGCCGACTAACTGCATatagatttcaagttgccaggtttATATACCCAGAAACTTGAAATCTTTGTGACATCCCTGGAATGATtatgtgttacaggtcaaatttgatttcaggttaattttgatttaacctcttgtaggttgattctcaatttcctatGTCTCCTAGCtctagaaaacaaaaacaaaatgagaatgaacctaggttaaaattttttatcctGAAATtgaatttgacctgtaacatacagTGTATACATGAGCTAGAAGCCTTATTATCCATTATTGGATTGATTGTTGTTTCCTGTTAAGCATATTTCTCTCCGTTTATATGGTTTACATTTTCTTAAACATTCTTAAGATCTTTTTGCAAGCTTCcaaaattaatgaaatattttttgtctCGCAGGGATTGATCCTGATGTCCATTTAAAGTCTGGCTGGACCTGTCTGATGTTAGCCGCCAGTTCATCATCATATGAATTAATGGAATTTCTAGTAAACAGAGGGGCAAATGTTAACTTCCATAAAGGTATACTTTTTAGAGGAAATGGGATAAGTTTGCAACAATGTTATTTAGCTTTTTTACTTGCATTCTATAGGTAACTTTTTTTTCCTAAAGTTGGATAGTGATGAGGTAAATTGCTCACTGTTAACCATTTTAATGTCCGCAGTGGCCATTGTAAAACTTCACAagcattccattttttttttgtttttttgaatcAGGAAGGGATAAATAGTATCTGTAACACACAAGA is a genomic window containing:
- the LOC140948038 gene encoding 3-hydroxyacyl-CoA dehydrogenase type-2-like isoform X2, whose amino-acid sequence is MAARKGFGALVFGGGSGLGLATGKRLVKNGYKVVLADLPSSEGDRVARDLGDSCIFAPADVSSESSVKQAIKTVVDKCGPLRAVVNTAGIMKIAGTLSDTGEAHSLSLFEEITKINLTGSFNVARLAAEQMATNEPDEGGERGVIINTSSVHAYEGQAGKVAYSATKGAINGMFLTPMFTKGRPEPSQQESAAQIIPFPKRIADPEDFAHLALSIIENRTINGEIIRIDGAVRMP
- the LOC140948038 gene encoding 3-hydroxyacyl-CoA dehydrogenase type-2-like isoform X1, which gives rise to MAARKGFGALVFGGGSGLGLATGKRLVKNGYKVVLADLPSSEGDRVARDLGDSCIFAPADVSSESSVKQAIKTVVDKCGPLRAVVNTAGIMKIAGTLSDTGEAHSLSLFEEITKINLTGSFNVARLAAEQMATNEPDEGGERGVIINTSSVHAYEGQAGKVAYSATKGAINGMTLPMARDLAQYGIRVNAIAPGMFLTPMFTKGRPEPSQQESAAQIIPFPKRIADPEDFAHLALSIIENRTINGEIIRIDGAVRMP